One region of Eupeodes corollae chromosome 1, idEupCoro1.1, whole genome shotgun sequence genomic DNA includes:
- the LOC129940298 gene encoding H/ACA ribonucleoprotein complex subunit 4 has product MDNIEIKKEKKKKKIKEEPMDADEDLASVQKSSEFQIKSSEKVAKLETSEWPLLLKNFDKLNVRTNHYTPLPNGASPLNRDIKEYMKSGYINLDKPSNPSSHEVVAWIKKILKVEKTGHSGTLDPKVTGCLIVCIDRATRLVKSQQSAGKEYVAIFKLHGPVESVAKVQQGLEKLRGALFQRPPLISAVKRQLRVRTVYDSKLLDYDESRNMGVFWVSCEAGSYIRTMCVHLGLVLGVGGQMVELRRVRSGIQSERDGMVTMHDVLDAMYMYENHKDETMLRRVIKPLEGLLINHKRIILKDSAVNAVCYGAKIMLPGVLRYEDGIEIDQEIVIVTTKGEAICLAIAQMTTATMASCDHGVVAKIKRVIMERDSYPRTWGLGPKASAKKALIASGKLDKFGRPNENTPKEWLTGFVDYSAKKPTNGDASNVNVHDNGADESSKKRKLSVQSQDETAAVEALSISTSEKKKKKKHKADKEAPESNEADDSTLPSTQEDNEAGEKKEKKKKKKKDKDREKPDEE; this is encoded by the exons atggataatattg aaataaaaaaagaaaagaaaaagaagaagattaaGGAGGAACCAATGGATGCTGATGAAGACCTAGCAAGTGTTCAAAAATCCAGTGAATTCCAAATTAAATCCTCAGAGAAAGTAGCAAAATTAGAAACATCTGAATGGCCACTCTTGCTGAAGAATTTCGACAAGCTAAACGTTCGAACTAATCACTACACACCTCTACCAAATGGAGCAAGTCCATTGAACCGTGACATCAAGGAATACATGAAGTCCGGTTACATCAATTTGGATAAACCATCGAATCCCAGTTCGCATGAAGTTGTCGCGTGgattaagaaaattttgaaagtcGAGAAGACTGGTCACTCGGGTACTCTCGATCCTAAAGTAACAG GTTGCCTGATTGTCTGCATCGATCGTGCAACACGTCTAGTTAAATCCCAACAGAGCGCCGGAAAAGAGTATGTGGCAATTTTCAAATTACACGGTCCTGTCGAATCAGTGGCCAAGGTGCAACAAGGGTTGGAAAAATTGCGCGGAGCGCTCTTCCAACGTCCACCACTTATTTCGGCTGTAAAGCGTCAACTTCGTGTTCGTACCGTTTACGACAGCAAACTCCTCGACTACGACGAGTCGCGCAATATGG GTGTTTTTTGGGTTAGTTGCGAGGCTGGTTCGTATATTCGTACAATGTGTGTACATTTGGGACTTGTCCTTGGTGTTGGTGGCCAAATGGTGGAGTTGCGTCGTGTGAGGTCTGGCATCCAATCTGAACGTGATGGCATGGTCACAATGCACGATGTCCTCGATGCTATGTACATGTATGAGAACCACAAAGACGAAACAATGCTTAGGAGAGTAATCAAGCCCTTGGAAGGTCTTTTGATCAATCATAAGAGAATCATCTTGAAAGATAGCGCg GTCAACGCTGTTTGCTATGGTGCAAAAATCATGTTACCTGGTGTCCTTCGTTACGAAGATGGCATCGAAATTGATCAGGAAATTGTCATTGTCACAACAAAGGGTGAAGCTATTTGTTTAGCCATTGCACAAATGACAACTGCAACAATGGCGTCTTGCGATCATGGTGTTGTTGCCAAAATTAAACGTGTCATTATGGAACGTGACTCGTATCCAAGAACCTGGGGTTTGGGACCAAAAGCATCTGCCAAGAAAGCGCTTATTGCTTCTGGTAAACTGGACAAATTCGGCCGACCAAACGAGAACACTCCCAAAGAGTGGCTTACTGGTTTTGTGGACTATAGTGCAAAGAAACCCACCAACGGTGATGCTTCCAATGTCAACGTACACGATAATGGAGCTGATGAATCTAGCAAGAAG cGCAAATTGAGCGTTCAAAGCCAAGACGAAACCGCTGCAGTTGAGGCGCTTTCCATCTCAACTtcagaaaagaagaagaaaaagaaacacaagGCCGACAAAGAGGCCCCAGAAAGCAATGAAGCTGATGATAGTACCCTCCCATCCACCCAAGAAGATAACGAAGCGGGTGAgaagaaggaaaagaaaaagaagaagaagaaggacaAAGATCGGGAGAAGCCCGATGAAGAATAG
- the LOC129940419 gene encoding borealin-like isoform X2 produces MPRTKVSKNPKRNRDAAIREEKIREYDSTVDQFMNGFDIKVKQDILEIETEIALIKARIPEKILLMKIGDLMSMNASTFSEVLATPNFTTQTSTAESQNQSSLLRSVKKSNDEEDSTNSMACASQANLSIMRSVRVPGPLSSAKARRTRRSQSATGYPPSAMKPKPSTAACKERLSRQKLRTPLVSRQKAISADRTPPNRVRGSPGSPTALLRWPKPGELVISMTGTPVVSSHIMPEQFANVNIPIRDGVLSLRPKKLCNLDPEIVDKIDQDTISQIKLLQTNLELIMSLADKSDV; encoded by the exons ATGCCAAGAACAAAAGTTTCGAAAAATCCGAAACGAAACCGAGATGCTGCGATTCGGGAAGAGAAAATTCGTGAATATGATTCGACTGTGGATCAATTCATGAATGGTTTTGATATTAAAGTGAAACAGGATATTCTAGAGATTGAAACTGAAATTGCACTAATAAAGGCGCGAATTCCAGAGAAGATCCTTTTGATGAAAATTGGAGATCTAATGAGCATG AATGCCTCGACATTCTCTGAAGTTTTAGCAACTCCAAATTTCACCACTCAAACCAGCACAGCTGAGAGTCAAAATCAATCGTCCTTGCTGAGATCTGTGAAGAAGTCCAATGACGAAG AGGATAGCACTAATAGCATGGCTTGTGCAAGTCAAGCAAACTTGTCGATAATGCGAAGCGTTCGCGTACCAGGGCCTCTTAGTTCGGCCAAAGCGCGACGCACACGAAGGAGTCAATCAGCAACTGGCTATCCTCCGAGTGCCATGAAGCCGAAGCCTTCAACTGCAGCATGCAAAGAGCGACTTTCTCGACAAAAACTTCGAACTCCATTGGTATCGAGGCAAAAAGCGATAAGTGCTGATCGGACACCACCAAACCGAGTAAGGGGTTCTCCTGGTAGTCCTACGGCCCTACTCAGATGGCCAAAACCCGGCGAGTTGGTCATTTCAATGACTGGAACTCCAGTCGTCTCTTCGCACAT AATGCCAGAGCAGTTTGCCAATGTAAACATACCCATTAGGGACGGAGTGCTTTCGTTGCGACCAAAAAAACTATGCAATTTAGATCCGGAAATAGTAGACAAAATCGACCAGGACACGATTAGTCAGATCAAATTGTTGCAAACGAACTTGGAGCTGATTATGAGCCTTGCTGATAAATCAGATGTCTAA
- the LOC129940419 gene encoding borealin-like isoform X1, producing the protein MPRTKVSKNPKRNRDAAIREEKIREYDSTVDQFMNGFDIKVKQDILEIETEIALIKARIPEKILLMKIGDLMSMNASTFSEVLATPNFTTQTSTAESQNQSSLLRSVKKSNDEGYLTEDSTNSMACASQANLSIMRSVRVPGPLSSAKARRTRRSQSATGYPPSAMKPKPSTAACKERLSRQKLRTPLVSRQKAISADRTPPNRVRGSPGSPTALLRWPKPGELVISMTGTPVVSSHIMPEQFANVNIPIRDGVLSLRPKKLCNLDPEIVDKIDQDTISQIKLLQTNLELIMSLADKSDV; encoded by the exons ATGCCAAGAACAAAAGTTTCGAAAAATCCGAAACGAAACCGAGATGCTGCGATTCGGGAAGAGAAAATTCGTGAATATGATTCGACTGTGGATCAATTCATGAATGGTTTTGATATTAAAGTGAAACAGGATATTCTAGAGATTGAAACTGAAATTGCACTAATAAAGGCGCGAATTCCAGAGAAGATCCTTTTGATGAAAATTGGAGATCTAATGAGCATG AATGCCTCGACATTCTCTGAAGTTTTAGCAACTCCAAATTTCACCACTCAAACCAGCACAGCTGAGAGTCAAAATCAATCGTCCTTGCTGAGATCTGTGAAGAAGTCCAATGACGAAG GCTACCTTACAGAGGATAGCACTAATAGCATGGCTTGTGCAAGTCAAGCAAACTTGTCGATAATGCGAAGCGTTCGCGTACCAGGGCCTCTTAGTTCGGCCAAAGCGCGACGCACACGAAGGAGTCAATCAGCAACTGGCTATCCTCCGAGTGCCATGAAGCCGAAGCCTTCAACTGCAGCATGCAAAGAGCGACTTTCTCGACAAAAACTTCGAACTCCATTGGTATCGAGGCAAAAAGCGATAAGTGCTGATCGGACACCACCAAACCGAGTAAGGGGTTCTCCTGGTAGTCCTACGGCCCTACTCAGATGGCCAAAACCCGGCGAGTTGGTCATTTCAATGACTGGAACTCCAGTCGTCTCTTCGCACAT AATGCCAGAGCAGTTTGCCAATGTAAACATACCCATTAGGGACGGAGTGCTTTCGTTGCGACCAAAAAAACTATGCAATTTAGATCCGGAAATAGTAGACAAAATCGACCAGGACACGATTAGTCAGATCAAATTGTTGCAAACGAACTTGGAGCTGATTATGAGCCTTGCTGATAAATCAGATGTCTAA